One stretch of Periplaneta americana isolate PAMFEO1 chromosome 1, P.americana_PAMFEO1_priV1, whole genome shotgun sequence DNA includes these proteins:
- the orion gene encoding uncharacterized protein orion isoform X2, producing MLLRGLTLFFVVIHMVTNCDGLHRGKSQPQLCIVDELRLKLLDLVHDLWKDVTDRRWVALANDTLGGADVELLRAFQTLGDTLESKQPARIAVASADLASLWDWARAEAELKGIEALYASFARFQHQQTRGDKLPAPQRAWTDLAETILQDPTSSIPQALSRLNEIIENKKGGEGNLFQQALKESRANMCNLQQSPQQLLYNLYNTVAITELKGYAMMQFSWMLLRLYNKGNFTVESELMRERYQERTIQKVAALKEAMKTAESDMWRCDPRQHSKGETYVDLTQLLQGHIQNEVDMNSESTCRENCGYYSYTKSYGCYQNQYCAKQQRCNGKLIDCRYIDSDMWVCQADSQSDRRYNWIEYENGRILGKKSSCNRGTTKVDSWWRWLFWHCSYCFCLCDEQGPKSDRYFNLREVKADVANNKVVTGLRFVKKNRVIHLQIQEAGLLPRGGINMTSVQWRPVDDYRISDSDVYNGKDYHTLSWEQRAIDLDDLVAPEGSVLTGVRFRRVGTHLNLEIMVTPLNFTAGTLDKPHQKSIWHGNDNTDASLVEPRKRLYISHPDVPTLTNEGSVVDSRSDQFLLFTHSDIDADAAQTTVPFLDAQPVAPEPPTLLAGAGIYHKGRPGYGGFIGPKVVTYDFTSHLNAVFPVTEDYVN from the exons ATGTTGCTGCGAGGACTAACTTTGTTCTTTGTGGTTATCCACATGGTTACCAACTGTGATGGACTACACCGTGGGAAATCTCAACCTCAACTGTGTATTGTAGATGAGTTGCGACTGAAACTATTAGATTTAGTACATGACTTGTGGAAAGATGTGACAGACCGTCGATGGGTAGCATTAGCAAATGACACACTTGGAGGTGCAGATGTAGAGCTTCTCAGAGCTTTCCAAACTCTGGGAGACACTCTGGAGAGTAAACAGCCAGCACGGATTGCTGTAGCGAGTGCTGATTTGGCTTCGTTGTGGGACTGGGCCCGAGCAGAAGCTGAACTTAAGGGAATTGAAGCACTCTATGCTTCGTTTGCGAGGTTCCAACATCAACAAACTCGAGGAGACAAACTTCCGGCTCCTCAGAGAGCATGGACTGATCTAGCGGAGACAATATTGCAGGATCCCACATCATCTATTCCACAGGCTCTTTCAAGACTGAATGAGATTATTGAAAACAAAAAAGGAGGTGAAGGAAATCTGTTCCAACAAGCATTAAAG GAATCAAGGGCAAATATGTGCAATTTGCAACAATCACCTCAACAGCTGCTTTACAATCTATACAACACAGTTGCCATAACGGAGTTGAAAGGGTATGCCATGATGCAGTTCTCATGGATGTTGTTACGCTTATATAACAAAG GGAACTTCACAGTTGAGTCTGAGTTGATGCGTGAACGTTACCAGGAACGCACAATCCAGAAAGTTGCTGCTTTGAAAGAGGCAATGAAAACTGCAGAAAGTGATATGTGGCGATGTGATCCACGGCAACATTCTAAAGGAGAAACATATGTGGATCTAACACAACTATTACAGGGACATATTCAAAATGAAGTGGATATGAATAGTGAGTCTACCTGCAGAGAGAACTGTggttattattcgtacacaaagaGTTATGGGTGCTATCAGAACCAGTACTGTGCCAAGCAGCAACGATGCAATGGGAAACTCATAGACTGTCGCTATATTGACTCAGACATGTGGGTCTGTCAAGCG GATAGTCAAAGTGATAGACGCTATAACTGGATTGAATATGAGAATGGACGTATTCTCGGAAAGAAGTCATCGTGTAACAGAGGAACTACAAAAGTGGATAGCTGGTGGCGATGGTTGTTTTGGCATTGCTCCTACTGCTTCTGTTTGTGTGATGAACAGGGACCTAAGTCTGATCGTTATTTCAATTTACGGGAAGTCAAAGCAGATGTTGCTAACAACAA gGTAGTAACCGGACTGCGTTTTGTTAAGAAAAACAGAGTAATCCATCTGCAGATTCAAGAGGCAGGACTGCTGCCACGTGGAGGTATCAACATGACTTCAGTGCAATGGCGACCTGTTGATGACTACAGGATATCAGATTCTGATGTTTATAATGGAAAGGACTACCACACTCTCAGCTGGGAGCAGAGAGCTATTGACCTGGATGATCTGGTAGCTCCTGAAGGATCTGTATTGACAG GTGTACGTTTCAGACGAGTGGGAACACATCTGAATTTGGAAATCATGGTGACTCCCTTAAATTTTACAGCTGGTACATTAGACAAACCACATCAGAAGAGTATATGGCATGGGAATGACAACACTGATGCTTCCCTTGTTGAACCCCG AAAACGACTGTACATCTCCCATCCAGATGTACCAACTCTGACAAATGAGGGATCCGTTGTTGATTCAAGATCTGACCAATTCTTGTTGTTTACACATTCTGATATTGATGCTGATGCAGCCCAAACTACTGTGCCATTCCTAGATGCACAACCTGTAGCGCCTGAACCACCAACGCTACTTGCTGGAGCTGGAATTTACCACAAGGGACGCCCTGGTTATGGTGGCTTCATAGGACCGAAAGTTGTGACATACGACTTCACTTCACATTTAAATGCTGTATTTCCCGTTACTGAAGATTATGTTAACTGA